In Phycisphaerae bacterium, the genomic stretch GGCCGGATTTCGGGCGCGACCACCGGCACGCTGACCATCAACCCGGTCAATGCGGCCGACGTCGGCGTCTACGACGTGGTGCTCAGCTCGTACTGCGGCGCCGCCACCAGCACCGGCGCCACGCTGACCGTTATGCGCGGCGCGCCGTAGACACAGGCGCAGCACGGCCGCGCGCCGTCGCAGGCATCATCCCGCTGGTGCTGTCGGCCCTCGTGGCGGGTCCGGCCTCCCCGACTCGCCCGGGGCCGCAGCCCACTCGGCGCTGCCCGATAACAGGCCCTGGACGCCGCCCGCGCGGTCCGCAGGGCGCATTTGCGTAGTTTCCGCCACCCCACCCGGGTACCATGGAACGGAGGGTGCGCCGTGCGGCGCGCGCGCCGACGGCGGTGTCGGCTGGATCGGTGCACTGCCCAACACCTCGGGGAGAGGAGCAGCCATGCGTTCAGCAACTGCTGTAGCAAGCGGCGCCTTGATTCTCGCGGCACTCATGCCGGCTACCGCGTCGTCCGCCCGCGCCCAGGGCACGCCGTTGGGACGCTACGCCGCGAGCTGCGTGGACCAGGCCATCTTCGAGCACGTCCACGGCAACGTCCTGTACACGCATGATGGCGACGACAACGGGTACGGCCCGGAGCACGACCTGAGCCGCCTCGCCATCGAGGCGGAGCTCAGCTCCTACGGCTTCACGCCCGTGCTGGACCCGTTCGTCTACCAGGGGCAGACGTACTACAACGTCGTCGTCGAGCGGCTTGGCACCACGCGCCCCGAGGACATCTATGTCGTCGGCGCGCATTGGGACTCGGTCGACAACCCCGGGGCCGACGACAACGCCAGCGGCGTCGCCGCCCTGCTCGAGATCGCGCGGCTGATCGGGCAATGGGAATCCGCCGCGACGATTCGCCTGATCGCCTTCGACCGCGAGGAGCAGGGGCTCAGGGGCAGCGCCGCATACGTGCTCGATCACCTGGACGACAACTTCGCCGGCATGGTCGCGCTGGACATGCTGGCCTGGCGCGAGGGACCCCACAGCCTCGCCCGCATTTATGGCCGCGCGCTCTCGGACAGCGTCAAGTATCCGCTCGCCGCCGCGGTCGCCGACTACGCGCACATCCAGTGCAGCGTCCATGGCCTGCTCGACCGCAGCGACCACGCCCCGTTCGAGCAGCACGGCTTCCCCGCTGCCTGGCTCATGGAATACGACTTCTGGACCAATCCCTACTACCATTTGCCGAGCGACTCACTCGATACCCCCGGCTACATCGACTACGACTACGCGCTCGCCCTGACCCGCGGCGTGCTGGGCTGGCTGGTTGATGCCGCTGGCGTCGTGCCCAGCCATCCGACCGGCGACCTGAACTGCGACTACCGCTGCGACGCCGCCGACATCAACGCGTTCGTGCTCGCACTGAGCAGCGCCGCCGCGTACAGCGCCGCGTACCCGGACTGCGACCGCCTCAACGCCGACATTGACGGCGACGGCGAAGTGTCCTTCGGCGACATCAACGCGTTCGTCAGCCTGCTCATCAGCCCGTGTGCCGGCCCGCAGGTCGTCGGCAAGCTGCTGACCACGGAAGACGTCGTGGACGCCCGCTTCGGCGGCGCCCTCGCGCTGCGCGGCGATACACTCCTGGTCGGCGCGCGCGCCGACGCCGCGCCGGACGTCGGCGCCGGGGCGGCGTACGTCTTCACGCGCGCCGGCGCCGACTGGGCGGATGGCGTCCGGCTGGTCGCCGACGACGCCGCCGAATTCGACGCGTTCGGCACGGCCGTCGCGCTCGGCGCGGACACCGCCCTGATCGGCGCGCCGGGCGACGACGACGGCGGCGAGCTGGCCGGGGCGGCATACGTGTTCACGCACAGCAACGGCACCTGGTCGCAGAGCTGCAAACTCACGGCGGACGATGCGGCCGCGGAAGACGCGTTTGGCAGCAGTGTCGCGCTGGACGGCGACGTGGCCGTGATCGGCGCGCCCGGACGCGACGGCAGCGGCTATGACATGGGCGCGGTTTACGTCTTCGAGCACAGCGGCGACGCTTGGACGCAGCAAACGATGCTGCTCGCCTGGGACGGCCTGGACCTCGACAACTTCGGCTTCGCCGTGGCGATCGACGGTGACGTGGCGGTGGTCGGCGCGCCGTACCATGACGAGGAATACGCGGCCCGCGGCGCGGCGTACGTCTTCGAGCGGATCGACGGGGCCTGGACGCCGGCGGCGCGCCTCACTGCCGACGACGGGGCCGACTACGACCGCTTCGGCTGGAATGTCGCGCTCAGCGGCGACACCATCGTGGTCGGCGCGTTCCGCGACAGTGGCATCCCCACGGCGCTCAGTGCGGCTTATGTCTTTGACCGGCACGACGGTGTGTGGACCCAGACGACCAAGCTTGGCACGTGGACCTACACGTATGGCATCCCGCTGGCCATCGACGGCGACACGATCATCGTCGGGCGCGACTTCGGCAATCTCCCGCAGAACGCCGGCGCGGCGCGCCTCTTCCGGCGGATCGAAGGCGTCTGGCAGCGCCAGTCGGAGTTGACCGCCTGGGACGCCAGTGCCAGCGCGATGTTCGGTACGGCTGTCGTTATCGAAGCGGCGACCGTCGTCTGCGGTGCGACTTACGACTATGCGCCGGCCTCCGGGTTCGGCACCGTGTACGTGTTTGACCTGAACGGCGCGGGCACACCGTGGATTGCCGCCGCGCCCGTCGCGCCGGAGGTGATCCTGGGGCAGCCCGTCACCCTGACCGTGTCGGCCGTCGGACGCACGACGCTCAACTATCGCTGGCGCAAGGACGGCCACTGGCTGCACGATGACGAGCATGTGTCGGGAGCCATGACAGCCACGCTGACGATCGACGCGGTCACCGCCGCCGACGCGGGTGTGTATGACGTGGTCGTGAGCAGCCTGTGCGGCACGGTGACCAGCCCCGCCGCCACGCTGGTCGTGCCGCCGGCCGCGCCACCGGGCAGCATCAAGCGCTGACCGCCCCGGTCAACCGCAACTGGACGACTGGAGATTTGTTGACGCCCGGATTTTGGGGCCGTGGCGAGGTGTGCACTGCTCTTGAGCAGTGCTTCGTGCGGATACCGCTGCTCGAGAGCCGCAACACAGCGGCAGACCCGCTGGCGACAACTTACTCCCGCCGCGCGGCGAGTTGGGCCGCCAGGTCTTCCGGCGTGTTCACCGGCCGCTGACAGGTGAAGTCGCGGCAGACATACGCCGCGGGGCGGCCGGCGACCTGTTCGCGGTTCTCCAGCAGCGGCGATTTTACATGCGCATCCGGCCGCGCCGGGTTCTTCAGCATCAGCACGCGATTGGGCAGATAGGTCGCGTGCACCTGCCTGAGCAGGGCCTGCGTCTCGACCTGCCGCGGGTCACCGACAATCGCCAGCTCGACCGGGCCCGCCAGTGCGAAATCCACCGCCGCCAGAAAACGCTCCGCAGTCCAGGGCGAACCCTGCACGTCCCCCGCCAGCGCCTGCATGGTCTTCTGCGCCAGCGCGCGGTAGCGCTCGTCGCCGAGCATGACCGACAGCCGCAGCAGGTTCATGAGCTGCACCGAGTTGCCCGAGGGCACGGCGGCATCGCGCACGTCCTTGCTGCGGGCCAGCAGCGTCTCGTGGTCCGCCGCTGTGAAATAGAAGCCGCCGCGGTCGGCATCATGGTACTGCGCAATGACGACGCGATTCAGCTCGGCTGCGCGCTCCAGCCACTGGGGGTCGAACGTGGCTTCGTACAACTCGAGCAGCCCGTCGATCAGGCACGCGTAGTCGCTCAGGAAGGCCATGCCCAGCGTCCGCCCGGCGCGATAGGATCGCCGCAGTCGCCCGTCCACGTACTGTTTTTCCAGGATGAAGCGCGCCGCCTGCGCGGCGGCCTCGACGTATCGCGGCTCGCCGAGCACGCACCCGGCCCGGGCCAGGCTCGCGATCATCAGCCCGTTCCACTCGCACAGGATCTTGTCATCCAGCGCCGGGGGCACGCGCTGCGCCCGCACGGCCAGCAGTCTCTCCCGCCCGCGCGTGAGTCGCCGCTCGCATTCTTCCGGACTGATCCCGAACATCTTGGCACAGCAGGCATAGCTGCGCAGCTCGCGCAGCACGCTCTTCGGGGTGTGCGGATCGTGCGGATCCTGCCAGTTGCCGGCTTCGCGGATGTCGTAGTGCGCGCAGAACAGCTCTGCGTCCTCCGGGCCGATCGCCGCCGACACCTCGGCCCGCGTCCACACGTAGTACTTGCCTTCGACCCCCTCGCTGTCCGCGTCCCGCGCGCTGTAAAAGGCGCCCTCCGGCGCCCGCAGATCCGCCAGCACGTAGTCGCAGATCCCCCGCGCAATCCGCGCGTACCGTGGCTTTTGGGTGAGCTGATACGCGTCGAGGTAAATCCGGCTCACCAGCGCCTGGTCGTACAGCATCTTCTCAAAGTGCGGCACGTGCCACTCGACATCGGTGCTGTAGCGGTGAATCCCGCCGCCCAGCTGATCATAAATCCCGCCCGCCGCCATCTGGTCCAGCGTCAGCTCCGTCAAGCCCACCAGTTGCCGCCGCCGCGCCGTGCCCTCCGCCCGCCGCAGCGCCGACCGCAGCATCAGGTCCAGCGCCATGCTCGGCGGAAACTTGTTTGTCGCCCCGCTCACCAGGCCGCCGCTGACCGTGTCGAACGCGCCCGCCAGCATCTCCGCCGCCTGATCGACCGTGGCCAGCGTCAGCTCCGCATGCTCCGCCGGCGCCGCCTGCAACCCCGCCCGCACCACGTCCGTCAGCTTGTCCGCCTGCGCCGTGATGTCCCCGCGGTGCTGCTGCCACGCCTTGCCGATCGCCTGGCACAGCTCGCTGAAACCCGCCCGTCCGTCGCGCGTCGTGGGGGGAAAATACGTGCCGGCGAAAAACGGCTTCAAATCCGGCGTCAGCCACACGCTCATCGGCCAGCCGCCCTGCCCCTGGTTCAGCACCAGCGTGGCCTGCATATAGATCTCATCGAGGTCGGGCCGCTCCTCGCGGTCCACCTTGATGTTCACGAAGTGCGCGTTCATCACGGCCGCGATGTCGGGATTCTCGAAGCTCTCGTGCGCCATCACGTGGCACCAGTGGCAGGCGGAGTAGCCGACGCTCAGGAAGATCGGCTTATCCTCTGCGCGAGCCCGCGCGAGCGCGTCCGGGCCCCACTCGTACCAATCCACCGGATTGCGAGCATGCTGTTGCAGGTAGGGAGACGTGGCTTGGCTGAGTCGGTTCTCGGGCGCTGCGTGCGTCGTCATGCCGTGTTTCACCTGCTGCCCGGGCGCATCTGCCCAGCCTTGGCCACCCAGCGCCCACACAATCAGAACGGTCGCCACGCAAGAGACCCAGTTGCTCTGCATCAACGCCTCGTGACGTGGCCTAGCACCTCTTCCTCGCCACCCTGAATTGTTGGCGCGCCCGCGCCGAAATCAATCGCGCGCCCGGCGATTCTCCGATTCGGCCGCCCCACCCGCAAAACAGTACAGCACCCCGCTCTCCGTGCCGACCACCAGGCACCCCGCGCCCACCGCCGGCGACGCCGCAATCGCCCCGCCCGCCTCGAACCGCCAGACCTCCGCGCCCGTGCGCAAATCCAGCGCGTACAGGTTGCCGTCCGCCGAACCCACGTACACGCGCTCACCTGCAACCACCGGCGATGAATCAACCCGTCCGCGCGTCACGAACCGCCAGCGCTGCGCGCCATTCCGCGTGTCCAGCGCGTGCACCCGCTTGTCTTGGCCACCCACAATCACGAGGCCCCCGCTTACCGCCGCCGACGAAAGATACGGCAACTGCCGCTCCTCATCCTCGAACCGCCACAGCACCGCGCCCACCCGCCAGTCGATTCCCACCACCTCCTGCCCATACGTCGCTAAATACACATACGCACCGCTCACCGCCGCCGCCGCCCCGCTGACCGCGCCCAGCTGCACCCGCCGCACCGGCGTGCCGTCGGCGAGGTTCACGATGTGCAACTGCCCATCGCACGCCGCGACCAGCACCTGTTCGCCCACCACGGCCGGCGTCGCGTGCACGCGTTCCTGCACGTCGTAGCGCCAGACGCGCTCGCCGTCTGCAATCCGCAGGCAGTACAGCCCGCCATCGTATGACCCCACGACCAGACGCTCGCCCTGCGGAACCGCCGATGAAATGATCCGATCATCCGTCTTGAACGTCCAGCGCGCGGCGCCCGTCTGCGCGTCGCAAGCCTGCAGCACGCCGGCGTCATCCCCGCACACGACCAGACCGGCGACGACCGTTGGCGATGACTGGACCGCATCCGCGGCCGCGTACTGCCATCTCAGCCGCCCGGTGGCCAGCTCGAGCGCGTACAGCTTGCCATCATCATCGCCCACGTACACGACGCCGTTCGCGATCGCCGCCGTGGAAGTCGTGCCGGCCCCCAGCTCATGCTTCCAGCGCACGTGCAATTTCTCGGGGAGCGCCGTACCCGCAACGCCGGTGTTGGCCGAATTGCCGCGGAACATGGGCCAATCCGTTCCGGTCGCCGGCGCGCTGCTGGGTGCTGACGCCGGCGCGGACGCCGGTCGCGTGGTCGCTTCCTGTCCGCCGGACGCGCTGACGCAAACAATCGCGAGCAGGATCGCGATGCCAAGCCCGTGCTGTCGCCCGAATCGAAGATTCATCGTCGCCACGCTCATGTCGTCCTCATCGTCTTGGTCAGCAGCCACGCTGGCTGATTCTACCCCGCCGATCACGACTGCGCGCCGGTCTTCGACAGCCGGGCCATTCTGCGTGAGAATGCGCCCGGCGACACGCGAGGCGCCCGTATGAGAGTCGTCCATCTCGCCGCCGGGGCCGCGGGCATGTACTGCGGCAGTTGCCTGCACGATTGCCGGCTGACCGCCGCGCTGCGCGCGCAGGGCCGCGACGCCGTCCTCGTCCCGCTCTACACGCCCGTCCGCACCGACGAGACCGACCCCAGCACGCCGCATGTCTACTACGGCGGCATCAACGTCTATCTCCAGCAAGCCAGCGCGCTTTTCCGCCACACGCCGTGGCTGCTCGATCGGCTCTTCGACGCCCCGGCCCTGCTGCGCGCGGTCGGGCGCCTGGCCGCCCGCACAGGCCCGGCAGAGCTGGGGAAACTGACGGCCGCTGTCCTCGCCGGCGAACGCGGCCCCCAGCGCAAAGAGCTGGAGAAGCTCGTGGTCGGTCTGCGCCAGCTCAGGCCCGATCTCATTTACCTCCCCAACCTGATGTTCGTCGGACTGGCGCGGCGCTTGAAGGCGGCGCTGCACGTGCCGCTGCTTTGCGGCCTCACGGGCGAGGACA encodes the following:
- a CDS encoding PQQ-binding-like beta-propeller repeat protein is translated as MAADQDDEDDMSVATMNLRFGRQHGLGIAILLAIVCVSASGGQEATTRPASAPASAPSSAPATGTDWPMFRGNSANTGVAGTALPEKLHVRWKHELGAGTTSTAAIANGVVYVGDDDGKLYALELATGRLRWQYAAADAVQSSPTVVAGLVVCGDDAGVLQACDAQTGAARWTFKTDDRIISSAVPQGERLVVGSYDGGLYCLRIADGERVWRYDVQERVHATPAVVGEQVLVAACDGQLHIVNLADGTPVRRVQLGAVSGAAAAVSGAYVYLATYGQEVVGIDWRVGAVLWRFEDEERQLPYLSSAAVSGGLVIVGGQDKRVHALDTRNGAQRWRFVTRGRVDSSPVVAGERVYVGSADGNLYALDLRTGAEVWRFEAGGAIAASPAVGAGCLVVGTESGVLYCFAGGAAESENRRARD
- a CDS encoding M28 family peptidase, which translates into the protein MRSATAVASGALILAALMPATASSARAQGTPLGRYAASCVDQAIFEHVHGNVLYTHDGDDNGYGPEHDLSRLAIEAELSSYGFTPVLDPFVYQGQTYYNVVVERLGTTRPEDIYVVGAHWDSVDNPGADDNASGVAALLEIARLIGQWESAATIRLIAFDREEQGLRGSAAYVLDHLDDNFAGMVALDMLAWREGPHSLARIYGRALSDSVKYPLAAAVADYAHIQCSVHGLLDRSDHAPFEQHGFPAAWLMEYDFWTNPYYHLPSDSLDTPGYIDYDYALALTRGVLGWLVDAAGVVPSHPTGDLNCDYRCDAADINAFVLALSSAAAYSAAYPDCDRLNADIDGDGEVSFGDINAFVSLLISPCAGPQVVGKLLTTEDVVDARFGGALALRGDTLLVGARADAAPDVGAGAAYVFTRAGADWADGVRLVADDAAEFDAFGTAVALGADTALIGAPGDDDGGELAGAAYVFTHSNGTWSQSCKLTADDAAAEDAFGSSVALDGDVAVIGAPGRDGSGYDMGAVYVFEHSGDAWTQQTMLLAWDGLDLDNFGFAVAIDGDVAVVGAPYHDEEYAARGAAYVFERIDGAWTPAARLTADDGADYDRFGWNVALSGDTIVVGAFRDSGIPTALSAAYVFDRHDGVWTQTTKLGTWTYTYGIPLAIDGDTIIVGRDFGNLPQNAGAARLFRRIEGVWQRQSELTAWDASASAMFGTAVVIEAATVVCGATYDYAPASGFGTVYVFDLNGAGTPWIAAAPVAPEVILGQPVTLTVSAVGRTTLNYRWRKDGHWLHDDEHVSGAMTATLTIDAVTAADAGVYDVVVSSLCGTVTSPAATLVVPPAAPPGSIKR
- a CDS encoding thioredoxin domain-containing protein — its product is MTTHAAPENRLSQATSPYLQQHARNPVDWYEWGPDALARARAEDKPIFLSVGYSACHWCHVMAHESFENPDIAAVMNAHFVNIKVDREERPDLDEIYMQATLVLNQGQGGWPMSVWLTPDLKPFFAGTYFPPTTRDGRAGFSELCQAIGKAWQQHRGDITAQADKLTDVVRAGLQAAPAEHAELTLATVDQAAEMLAGAFDTVSGGLVSGATNKFPPSMALDLMLRSALRRAEGTARRRQLVGLTELTLDQMAAGGIYDQLGGGIHRYSTDVEWHVPHFEKMLYDQALVSRIYLDAYQLTQKPRYARIARGICDYVLADLRAPEGAFYSARDADSEGVEGKYYVWTRAEVSAAIGPEDAELFCAHYDIREAGNWQDPHDPHTPKSVLRELRSYACCAKMFGISPEECERRLTRGRERLLAVRAQRVPPALDDKILCEWNGLMIASLARAGCVLGEPRYVEAAAQAARFILEKQYVDGRLRRSYRAGRTLGMAFLSDYACLIDGLLELYEATFDPQWLERAAELNRVVIAQYHDADRGGFYFTAADHETLLARSKDVRDAAVPSGNSVQLMNLLRLSVMLGDERYRALAQKTMQALAGDVQGSPWTAERFLAAVDFALAGPVELAIVGDPRQVETQALLRQVHATYLPNRVLMLKNPARPDAHVKSPLLENREQVAGRPAAYVCRDFTCQRPVNTPEDLAAQLAARRE